ATTATTAAAAATACTGTACCGACTATTTTATACCCAGCAACATATACCATGATTAAATTTTATATTTATCATTTAGATAAATAATGATAGCAAGCAACATTCATCGAAGATTCAGTTTTGATTGATTAATATACAAAGCATAATTTTTACATCTCGCTATTGAGATGGTTTTTCAAGCTTTTTTATGTAACAGGGGAAACGTTATGGATTGTAAAAAATCCATGTTTGCTGCTTTTTGCAGCGTTATAATAGCGGGCGTTATCAGCGCTACGCTGCCAGGGGTAGCCTTGGCCGGTGATAGCGAAAAAAAGATTTCGCTCAAACGAACCAACCCATCTGAACCTATAGGGCGCGATGCCGTCCTCTCAAAGGTCAAGTCAGAATACAAGGGGCGCGTCCTTTCCGTTCAGGAAAAGCCCCTGCCCGGCTACCCGGATTGCCATATCGTCCGTATGCTCTCCCTCGAAGGCGAATACCTAACCATCAAAGTTGCTTGCAGCGATTAGAAAAGACTCTCAAGTGACTTGAAAATATAACCAAATTACTGATTGAATACCCGATATCCGGCAGGATGATCGGGTATTTTTTATGGACTCAATTAAAAAAATGTATTGAATGTTTTTTATTCCCGTCAACCTGTTGTATGATTCAAGCGGGGTTGCAGGCTCAGGATGAGCCTTCATGCACTACCATGATATGTAATTTGCTGATAAACATGGAAAAACGAAATCATGCGCGTACTGATAATAGAAGATGAAAATATCCTCCGCGACCAGGTGGCTGACGATCTGAAAAAGAGCGGCTTCACTGTGGATACAGCGGCGGATGGTTCCCAAGGGCTTTATGTTGCACTGGAATATCCCATTGATGTGGCGGTCATTGACCTGGGCCTGCCCAGCTCCAAGGGTGCACCAGTGAATAACGAACTGGGGTTGGACATTATCCGTGCCATCCGTACCAAAGGGCTGGATTACCCCATCATTATCCTGACAGCCCGTGACCGCTGGCAAAACAAGGTGGAAGGTCTGGAAGCCGGTGCTGACGATTACATAACCAAACCGTTTCACACCGAAGAGCTCATCGCCCGCCTACGCGTGCAGTTAAGGCGCACGGGTCGCTGGACCCAGGCTGAATTCAGTTGCGGCCCCATCCGTTTGAATACATCCGAACAACGGGTGTATGTGCAGGATCAGGAAATCACCCTGACCGCCTATGAATACCGTGTACTGGAACACCTGATGCTCCATGCAGGCGAAGTCATTTCCAAAACCCGCCTGACCGATAGCCTCTACGAAGAGGACGCCGACCGTGACAGCAATGTCATTGAGGTATTTATCCGCCGCCTGCGTATCAAGCTTGACCCGGATGACAGCCTCAAGCCGATCGAAACGCTGCGCGGACGCGGTTACCGCTTTACGCTCGCACGCAACTGATAGGGAAACCTAGGGTTTTACTACATATGGTCAGCTCCTTACCTTACGCAGCCGTCAGCTTATCAGTGGCTTCGGTGTCATCATGGTTGGCATTTTGATGCTGGGCAGTATGTTGCACTGGTTCTCCTACCGCTACAAAATAGATCAGGAAAAGGATGAGCTGACCCAGATCACCTACAACATGCTGGGCTTCCTGATCTTTGAAGATGGCAAATTCGGCATCCTTAAAGATGCCGACATGGAGGAAAAGGCCAGGGAGATTATTGACGAGTACAACCTCAACGACGTGGAGCAAGGCCGGTTTGCTTACGTCATTAATGCCGCCAACTCAGAAATCATCTGGAGCGCATCCAGCCTTGGCAAACCCAGTGATCTGGTAGACCCGGACTATTACCTGTATTTTGATTTGGGTAAAGACCAGAGCCAGGAACCCAGCTTCAAACCCTTCTTCGCCCAGGGCAAACCACGCACACCCCGTGACATCTCCCGGCTGGATGACCCGACCGTCAAACAAAAATACAACCAGGAATACCTGCTGGCAGCACAAAACTTTTTCCAGGAACCTTACGGCCAGTTCCAGTTTGTGGTTGGTGAGTCCATTGCCGACATCCAGAAGGAAATGCAGGACATGCGACAGAAATTTGCCATCCTGCTGTTCCTGTCCGCCGTACTGGTATTGATTGCCCAGTTGGCACTCAGTTTCTGGGTAGTTGCCCCAATCAAGGAATTTGAAAACGAGGTCAAATCCATCGAGGCTGGGGAAAGGGAAAGCGTTGACGACCATTATCCCGAAGAGCTGATACCCGTCAAAAACGCCATCAACGCCTTGCTGAGCTATGAAAAAGGGCAAAAACAGCGTTACAAGGATTCCCTCGACGATCTGGCGCACAGCCTGAAAACACCGCTGGCGGCCATGCAAAACCAGCTTGACCAACTGGCACGAGATGTTCACAGCCCGGACAACCCACTCGGAAACAGCGTCAAGGTATTTGACTCGCAAATTTTGCGGATGCGGGAAATCATTTCACACCAGCTGCGCCGTGCGATGGTCACCAATCAGGGAGCCATGATCCTATCCCAGCCTGTACGGCCAGTCATGTTCCGCCTGCGTGACACTTTGCAAAAGGTTTACCGCGACAAGCCATTCGAGTTCCGCCTCAATGTGGACGAATACGCCAAATGCCGTATGGATGCCGAAGACATGATGGAACTGTTTGGCAACCTGTTGAACAACGCCTGCCGCTTTTGCCAGGAAATCGTGGAAGTGACTGCCCACCACGAAGGCAACATGCTGATCATCGACATTGATGACGACGGCATGGGCTTCCCTACCGATAACCCCGCCAAACTGCTGCAACGCGGTGTCCGCGAAGACAGTAAAAACGAAGGGCAAGGCATCGGCATGGCAGTCAGTACCGAGATCGTTTCAGCGATTGGCGGCAAGATCGAGTTGCAGGTATCACCGTATGTGGGCGCGCGGGTACGGCTGCACCTGCCGGTTTAATCTGTTCTACACTGCGTGATTACTGGCTGACAACCCGGATGGGCATTTTGTCCACCGCCCCTGCGGCGTCAAACACGGTCAGGTCGTAATCGCCTGCCCGGGTAAAGGTATAACGCAGCCCATCGCGTTCAGGGTCAATGCCCACCGGCTCGCCGTTAACCAGCCAAAAATACTGCCCTTCGCCTCCTTGTGCCAGCAAATCCACCGTCACCCCCAGGGTTTGCTGACCACTGGCAGTGGCTGGCAGATACAAACGGGTACTGGCATCCAGGTTGCGGATGGCCAGCTCCACCCCGCCCTGATACTGACGGGAAGTGGGGCAGGCAGGGTCAAAACCCGGCAAACGCATTTTTTCCAGCACACTGTCCGCCAGCCATGGCTGTACTTCCAGCGGCCACATCGCCACCTGACGGGAAACACGTTCAGGGACTACACATTCCGAAGTCACCCGCAAACCTGTCTGCGGGTTCACCCAATAAGTCTGCAAGCCCGCTGACCACGAGTATTGTTGCACATTAGGCAGGGTTGGCGGCACACGGCCATCCAGAGTCCAGGCTTGCAGGCGCACATGGCAATGCTTCGGCGCGGTAGTATCCGCCCGCCCCCCCAGTGGCCAGCAAATATCCACCCGCTCCACGTTGTCCGGACGGCGACGGACATTCCCGTTAACATTACCGGGCAAGGCGCGGAAAATGTCGAACAAAATCGGGCCAGCAGCATATGCCCCGAAACGCCCCGGCAACGGCGTGCCATCAGGTCGGCCTGTCCACACCCCCACCGTATAGGCATCACTTACCCCCACTGCCCAGGCGTCGCGGAAACCGTAGCTTGTGCCTGTTTTCCAGGCAATACCAGCATGGTTGACGCTGCCTTCCGGTGGCGAGACTGCCCGCAAAATATCCTGAATGATCCAGGCCGCACCCGCGCTCAACATGCGCCGTTCCACCAGCGGCTCAGCGGGCAAAAAGCGTGGCTTGATGCTGACGCCCTCACGTGCAAATGCAGTAAAACCACGCACCAAATCCTCCAGAGTCGTTCCCGCCCCACCCAGAATCACGCTCAGGTTAGGTTCCGCCTGCCCAGGAAAACGGATAGTCACCCCACCGTTGCGCAAGCGTGCCACGAAACTGGCCGGGTTCAACCGCTGCAACACATCCACCGCCGGAATGTTCAGTGATTGCTGCAACGCCTGAGCCAAGCTGACCGCGCCGGAAAAATGCCGGAAAAAATTCTGCGGCGCATAATCCTCCCGCCTGATCGGCACATCGCTGAGCAGGCTGGCGGAATGCAACAAGCCATCGTCCACCGCCATCCCGTACAGGAAGGGTTTCAGCGTGGAACCGGGGGAACGCACTGCCTGCACCATGTCCACATGCCCGAACCTGTCCGCCGCAAAAAAATCCGCCGAACCGGCATAACCACGCACATACCCTGTGCTGTTTTCCACCACCAACACCCCCGCAGAAGCGCCGGCTGGCAGGCTGCCCATGCGGGTACGCAACACATTTTCCAGCGCCCACTGAATATTCGCGTCCAGTGCTGTCTGCAACCGTGCTTGCTGGGTAGCGAATGCCTGCGCCTTCATACGTTGGGCGAACAGGGGCGCTGCCATGGGTTGGCGGAAACGCGCGCGGATCACCGGTTCCCGCAACGCATCCTCGACGGTTTCCTGCGTCCATACACCCTGCGCGGCCATGCGGCGCAAAACCTTATCGCGGTACTGCTGCGCCAGTTCAGGATGCCGATCCGGGCGCAAACGCGAAGGGGCTTGCGGCAATACCGCCAGCAGTGCCGCTTCAGCGTAGCTCAACTCCAACGCCGGTTTGTGCAGCCAGGCAAAACTGGCAGTCTGCACGCCTTCAATCGGCCCGCCAAAAGGGGCGAGGTTGAGGTAAAAGGTGAGGATTTCATCCTTGTGGTAATGCCACTCCAGTTGCAGGGCACGGAACATTTGCCGCAGCTTCCCACTGAGCGTGCGTTCATGCGGATCCAGAATACGCGCCACCTGCATGGTCAGGGTCGAACCGCCGGAAACAACCCTGCCGCCTTCAAGCCATTGCCACCCCGCCCGCGCCAGCGCCAATGGGTTAATGCCCGGATGCCGGTAAAACCAGCGGTCTTCGTACTCCAACAAGGCTTGCACATAACGCGGTGACACTTCATCCAACGTCACCGGGTAACGCCACACCCCCTCGCTGTCAGCAAATGCCCGCAACGGGGTGCGGTCTTGTGCCAGGATCAGCACGCTACGCACCCTGTCAGGGTCAGGCAACGGCCAGATGCGGTCAGCCAGCAGAAAACCCAGCAGGCACACCACCCCCGCGACTAAAAGGCGCAAGGAATAGCGGCCAACACGTTTCCAGACCACGGTTACGGAATATCCAGCTGCCCGGGCGTAACCACCCCTACCCCATTCAGTTCAGGCCGGTACATATCCTCCGCATAAGGCGGTGGAACCCTGAATTTCCCACTCGACACCACCCTCACCATGTAGAACAGGTGATGGCGGGTTTTGGCTTCCAGCGGCAAGGCGGCAAGGTAGCGGTCATCACGGAACTCCTGGGTGCGCAGCGAACTGCTGCCCATCAGCTCCATGACTGGCTTATCCATACCCTCCAGTTGCAACCCCTCCAGACTCTCATTGGTTTGCAGGTTGGTGTTTTCAATCTCGAAACCGGCGGGCAACAAATCAACCACCAGCGCGTCATTGATTTCCACTGCACTTTCCAACGCCAGATGGGTCAGCAGCAGGCTGCCCGGCTTGATGTCCCCCGTCTGCAACAGCTTGCCATCCATGCCGTACCAGTCGCGCTGGATCATGACCGGGTCGCTGTCAGGCGCGGGAGCCACATCCGGGTAACCATCCAGCGACAGGGCGACATACAACGGCTCCTGCCCTTGCGTGGCAATGCTTATGCCTTTCTGAAAATCCATCGCGGCAAGGCTCTGGTAATGGACGCCCTTGCCCGGCAAATCCACGCTACCGTCACCGATTTTCAGAGCGGCCTGCCAGCCAGCCTTGAGCTTTTCTTCCACCTTCAAACCCGCCAACAGGGTAAACAATTGCTCTTGGGTGCTGAAATAACTGCGGTTATGCAGCAAATCCGCCAGCTTGGTGATTTCGGCAGCCTGCTGGGGAATGCTCACCTGGTAACGCAACAGCAGGTAGAGCATGGCCGCCCGATCACGCAAACTGCTGCCGTAATCACCCAGGTATTTCTGTTCATCACGCGCCAGCGCCAAGCCGCGCTTGATGGCTTCATCGCCACGTTTAGGGTCGCCCGACGCCCGCAGCGCCAACCCCAAATGCACCAGCGGCAAACCGGAGGCAGCCTTGCCCGCATCCTTGTCAAACATGACTTTCAGCGTACCCGGCGATGCCCGTTTGACCCGGGAAAGCACATAAGCCGCGTAGGCGCGCGCCGCCAGGTCGAGATGATCCGGCGTATCGGAAAATTCGTAGCGGCTTTCCACATACCGTTCGCCTTCCTGCATACGCTCTTCCAGGTTTTGCAGGGTGCGTTGCAGCAACCATTCAGGAACGGTAAACCCCTGCTCTTTGGCGTCCAGCAGGAAATCCGCCACATACGGTGTCAGCCAGTATTCTTCCGCGCCGTAATTGCCCCACAGGGTGAAGCCGCCATTGGACAATTGCATCCCCCCCAGACGCAGCAAGGCGGCACTGACGCGTTCATTGCGGGTTTTCATATTGACCGGTTCCAGACCCAGTTGTTCGGTGACATTGGCATCCAGAAACAGGTAGGGCCATGCGCTACTGGTAGTTTGTTCCAGACAGCCATATGGGTACTGCAACAATCCCTGCAAGGCGCTGCGCAAGGGCAAGGGCGGCGTGGCAGCCAGGCTCAGGTTGGCATCCAAACCGGCAGACAGGAAGCCTTGCAGGTTGGCTGCATTCAGCGCCAGCGTCTCACCGGGTTTCAACTCCCGGCTCAGACCCAAATGTTTGGCCGGGTAAGCAGGCCGTACCGCAAACTGAAGCTGGCGGTGGGAAACAAAGTCCTTGCCGGTCAATTCGAGGTTAACCTGCGCCAACCCCAATGACTGCTGTGCCGCCAGCGGCAAGCGCAGGGTTTCACGCTTGCCCGCCGCCAGGGTAAGTTCGCGTTCCAGCGCCAAACCCGCCAGTAATGGATTGGCGTCGATTTTCAGTGTCACGGTTTGCGCTTCGGTCGTGGTGTTGTTTATGTCCACGGTCAGGAAACCGCTGTCGCCCACCGCCAGAAAACGCGGCGCTGCCAGACTGGCGACCACCGGCGAGGCTACTTTCATTTCCTGCTCGGCACTGCCAAAACGCTGGCTGGAGGCGGCTATCGCCATCAGGCGCAAAGTTCCGTCAAACCCGGGCAAGGGAAGATCAATTTTCGCTTTGCCATCTGCATCGAAATTTACCGCACCACTGAACAGCGACACGATTTTCACATCCGCTTGCGCCAATGAACCACCCCGGCGGATGCCAGCGTCACCACCAAAACGTTGCCGCAGTGGCGTCCCCTCCGCACCTTCGATAATTTTGCCGTAGTCATCATAGAGATTGACTTCGTATTTGTGCTGCGAGAAGAAAAAGGCAAACGGGTCAGGTGTTTTGAAATCGGTAATGCTCAAAACCCCGGCGTCGACCGCTGCGAGCGTAACAATGGCGCTTTCATTGCTGAGGTTGTCGCTGCTGACGGTTACGCTGACGGTTTTTTCCGGCAATACTTTTTCCGGCGCTTCGATACTCAGGTTCAGACGCCGGTCTTCCCTGTCCAGCGGCAGGAAAATGACGCCCAGCGCCCGGTTGGGGGCAATTTTCTGCTGGCTGCTGGCCGGGCGGAATGCAGTCACCGTGGCGTACAGGTCATGCCGATTCCAAGCTTTGTCCAGCTGGATGTCGACCGTTGTGCCTTCGGCAGACAAGCTGACCCGTTCAGACCACAACATCGACTCCCCTTCCACCGCTACGATTGCCTCACCGGCGGCAGGCGGGGTAATGGTCAGTTTGGCGATATCCCCAGCTTTGTACATAGGCTTGTCCAGCGCCAGCTCAATCTGGTCAGGGCGGGCAGCGGTATTTTCAGATTGTTCCCAATCCCAACCTGCATGGAACGGGTAAACGGCTTTCAGGCCGGTTTCCGCGTCTTCCACTTCCAGCCGGTAATAGCCGTATTGCACGGAAAACACCACTTTACCGCGTGCTTCGGCATCCAGCGTGACCTTTTGTTGCACGGTCGGGTATTCGCTGGAAATTTCCTTGCGTCGCCAGCCTTCGGCGTCGTTGTATTCCCAGAAATACTCTTTTTCTTCGCGCACCAGGGTGACCGCCAAGGGCTGGGCTGCCGGTACTGGCTGGCCTTCCGCATTGACCCGCGCCAGTTCAAAGGCGGCTTCGCCATTGCCCGCCACCGTATCCTTGCTGAACAAGGGGCGGATACCCACCAGGTTTTGGGTTGGCCAAAAGGGCACATCCAGCTTGCGCACGACGCCGCGCCCACCAGTTTCATGCAGCTCGCCCACCACGCTCAAAGTCAGGGGGGAATTGATCTTGCCTGCCAGCGGCGGGATTTCCAGAAAGCCGCCACCGGTTTCATTGAGCACCAGCTCCGGTAAATCTTCACGGCTCACCAGCTTGTTATCCGCCGGGTCGCCGAAATAATAGTCCTTGAAACTATCCAGCGGGTGCTGGTTCACGCTGACAGTACGCACTGCCGTGAGTTTGTTGCCACTGGCAGGAGCACCGTACAAATAGTCGCCTTGCGCCGCCACGATCAGCGTTTCACCGCTGGTCAGCAACTTGTCTTCCGTGCTCAGGGCAAGCTTCATGCGTTCCGGCATGAACTCTTCCACATGAAAGGTAAACGTGTTGACCGGTGATTCATCTTTGGCATTGATTCGGAGTTCCGCTTTCCAGCTTCCGGTCGGGGCATCAGCGGGAATCGGCAGCCGCCAGGAAAAGTAACCCAGCGCGGGGTTGGTGGCCACCAGGTTCTCTTCCAGCAACAATTTAGTGTCGGGGCGGACAATCCGCAGGTGCAGGTTCTTGCCCGGAACCGGCTGGCCATCCCGGTTGCGGAGCAGGATCGACAAGTCCATGTTTTCACCGGGGCGGAACAGGTCGCGGCTGCTGTAAACAAACGGCGCAATCGGTTTGTCCGGCAAGCCTTCGACCTGGTATTCCGACAAATCCAGCGCCGCGTCCCGCAAATCCAGGAATGCAAACTGATTCCCCACCTGTGCTGTCAGCAGCAAGCCACCCTGTGGCCGGTGTACGAAACTGACATGCCCGCGCTCATCTGCTGCCAGCGACAGAGTTTCCTTTTCCCCCCGCAGTTTCAGCTGTACGCCCGACAGGGGTTTGCCGCTATCCAAAGCATTGGTGAAAACCTCCAGCCCACGCGGATACAAGCGGACGTGCAAACCGATGTTGGTGACAATAAACTGCGTAATCCGGTAGGCATCATCGCTGAAGCGCCCCGGTTCGCGCATGACGGCAAAATATAGGCCGGGCGTTTTTAGTTCCGGGATATTCTCGACCGGAATCAGCAATGAAGTGCGCGCATTGGGCTTGGCATCAGTCACATAGCGCTGGGCGTGGACGCTTTCCGTCACCCGATGGATGTCTTCCAGCTGCCATTGGGACAGGCGCTCACCCAACGATACCGTTTGTAGCATTTCCGGCAGCTTGTCCGGTTGCACCCGCAGAAATTCAATATCCAGCTCCGGCACATTGACTACCCTGATCGGCAGCCCACCGGTCAATTTGGCAGGCAAAATACTACCCGTAGTGGCGAAATCAAATGCAGGTTTGACATCACGGGTTTTGACGGTGTAGTCAACCGGCTTTTGCAGCTTCAGGTCATTTTTACTGGCGACACCAGGCCGCACTTGTATGCGGTATTCCGTCTGCGGCTTGATATTGCTGAAAAAAAGCCGCCGCGTTTCACTTGCCAGCACCCAGCTTCCCTCCACCATCTTGCCGCCAGCGGTCAGGGTAATGAAGCTGTTATAATCTTCGGTCGACCGGAGATCCTGGGAAAAGGTAATGGCTAGCGCCGGGCTGGTGTCCAGGGAGCGTTCGGAAACGTCCACCACCAGCATCTGCGTCAGCAATTCTTCATTGGTGTAACCCGGCAGGGCAGCTGGCTCAGCAGTTTTTGGGGTTGCCTCCGGCGGTGAAGCGGCATCTTCTGTAGCCCCGGCAGATATGCCCAACAACAGGCAGGCCAACAGACACACGAACCAAATTGGGGGAACCAGACGGCGAACATGAAAACCCATTATTATTCTCCATCCCTGCAAGGCAAGATGTATGATTGAATGATCAGTATAGACTTTCACGTTAAGGGAAAGTTGCGCTAAACACAAGAGGATGAAAGCAGGCGGGAAGAAGAGGAAAGTGGCGACCCTACGGGGATTCGAACCCCGGTTACAACCGTGAAAGGGTCGTGTCCTAGGCCTCTAGACGATAGGGTCGCTGATGTAAACTTGCTGTGAAGATAGCTGGAAAAGTGGCGACCCTACGGGGATTCGAACCCCGGTTACAACCGTGAAAGGGTCGTGTCCTAGGCCTCTAGACGATAGGGTCGCTGATGTAAACTTCCAATCTACCTGTGGTCACTGTCTCTTGGGGAGAACAGGACGATGGTGGACAACCCGGCAAAAAGGAGTAAAAAACCGAGTGGTACTGCCATCAAAAACATTTTCGCCAACTCGTCACTGTCTGCGAACATGAAGCCGAATCCGAATATAAGACCGACGACTGTAATCACCAGACCAGCAATGAAGCTGTAACGACCAATGCGATCCATACAAAAACCTCTCGCAGCGGTCAAGGTTGGTGGAGCTAATCGGGATCGAACCGATGACCTCTACAATGCCATTGTAGCGCTCTCCCAGCTGAGCTATAGCCCCACGGCGAAAGAGAGGCGAATTCTGAGGGAATCCGCCCCCTCTGTCAAGAGCCTTTTAACGAATTTGCAAAGATTGCTTTGTGCACATCGCCAAGGCTGATAATGCCCATCAATTTGGTTCCCTGCACTACCGGGATGCGGCGTATTTTCTGTACACACATGAGGGAAACAGCCTTCATGACAGGCATATCCGGACTGGCGGAAGCGACCAGTTTGCTCATGATGTCACCCGTTTTGAGCATCAGTGCATCACTGTAATCTTTTTCCATTTTCTCGAAATCAGGCGCTCCTTCCTCACGTGCAACATCAGAAATGTCAGGAAACATTTTCCGCAGCACATCTTTTTCAGATACAACACCTACGACATTGTTGTTGTCATCGACCACAGGCAGACCACTGATCTTGTTGAAGCACATGACCTCAACAATATCCCGTACCGGGGTGTCTGCTTTGGCCGTTTTCACGTTTGTAGTCATGATGTCTTTGACTTTCATCTGTTTCCTCACTGACAACGGTTATCACGCCAGAATCCTGATTCCAGCTTCGGTTATTGGCATTCGCCAGTTATTACTACGTGTAAAATAGCACGAAACATCACTCATCAATACTAGCTTTTAGGGATGCTCCGTTCATCATTCAAGGCATAGCTTGTATAAAACTGATAGCCCGCAGGATGCGCGCCAAAGTGCGTTCGCGTCCAATCAGTTCCAGGGTGATTTCCAACGACGGCGAAGAAGCCCCACCCGTGGTTGCGACACGCAGTGGCGGCCCTACCTTGCCCAGTTTCACACCCAGTTTTTCACAGGCAGCCTGGATAGCGGTATGGATAGGCCCCCCCTTCCACTCGGCCAGGCTCGCCAGTTCATTATGCACAACTTGCAGGTTATCAGCCGTATCAGCCTTGAACTGCTTCTTGACCGCACTCTCGTCAAATGCAGCAAAATCTTCGTAGAAATAACGGCTAATAGCGACTATTTCAACCAAAGTCTTGGCACGTTCACGCTGGGCATTGATCACATCCGCCACTGTCGGGCCGTTCGCAACGTCCAGATTCTGTGCCTGTATATGCCATTGCAACTGCTTTTCGAGTTCTTCCACTGGAAGGGTCTTGATGTAATGCTGGTTCAGCCACAGCAGCTTGTCAGCATTGAAGGCGGAGGGTGCACGGTTGATAGCCGCCAGTGAAAACAATTCAATCATTTCCTTGCGGGAGAAAATCTCCTGATCACCATTTGACCAGCCCAGACGCACCAGATAATTCAATAACGCCTGCGGCGTGTAGCCGTCATCACGGTATTGCATAACACTGACGGCTCCGTGGCGCTTGGACAAGCGCTGGCCATCACAGCCCAGAATCATCGGCACATGCGCGAATTTGGGTGGTTCAAACCCTAACGCTTTCATGATATTGATCTGGCGTGGCGTGTTGTTGATGTGGTCATCACCCCGGATAACGTGCGTTATGTTCATGTCGATGTCGTCCACCACCACCGTCAGGTTGTAGGTTGGCGTACCGTCAGACCGGGCGATGATCAGATCGTCCAGTTCCTTGTTGCCGACAGTGATTTTGCCGCGCACCAGGTCTTCAAATTCTACCGCACCATCCTGTGGGTTACGGA
The sequence above is drawn from the Thiothrix nivea DSM 5205 genome and encodes:
- a CDS encoding response regulator transcription factor, encoding MRVLIIEDENILRDQVADDLKKSGFTVDTAADGSQGLYVALEYPIDVAVIDLGLPSSKGAPVNNELGLDIIRAIRTKGLDYPIIILTARDRWQNKVEGLEAGADDYITKPFHTEELIARLRVQLRRTGRWTQAEFSCGPIRLNTSEQRVYVQDQEITLTAYEYRVLEHLMLHAGEVISKTRLTDSLYEEDADRDSNVIEVFIRRLRIKLDPDDSLKPIETLRGRGYRFTLARN
- a CDS encoding ATP-binding protein — translated: MVGILMLGSMLHWFSYRYKIDQEKDELTQITYNMLGFLIFEDGKFGILKDADMEEKAREIIDEYNLNDVEQGRFAYVINAANSEIIWSASSLGKPSDLVDPDYYLYFDLGKDQSQEPSFKPFFAQGKPRTPRDISRLDDPTVKQKYNQEYLLAAQNFFQEPYGQFQFVVGESIADIQKEMQDMRQKFAILLFLSAVLVLIAQLALSFWVVAPIKEFENEVKSIEAGERESVDDHYPEELIPVKNAINALLSYEKGQKQRYKDSLDDLAHSLKTPLAAMQNQLDQLARDVHSPDNPLGNSVKVFDSQILRMREIISHQLRRAMVTNQGAMILSQPVRPVMFRLRDTLQKVYRDKPFEFRLNVDEYAKCRMDAEDMMELFGNLLNNACRFCQEIVEVTAHHEGNMLIIDIDDDGMGFPTDNPAKLLQRGVREDSKNEGQGIGMAVSTEIVSAIGGKIELQVSPYVGARVRLHLPV
- the pbpC gene encoding penicillin-binding protein 1C, which gives rise to MVWKRVGRYSLRLLVAGVVCLLGFLLADRIWPLPDPDRVRSVLILAQDRTPLRAFADSEGVWRYPVTLDEVSPRYVQALLEYEDRWFYRHPGINPLALARAGWQWLEGGRVVSGGSTLTMQVARILDPHERTLSGKLRQMFRALQLEWHYHKDEILTFYLNLAPFGGPIEGVQTASFAWLHKPALELSYAEAALLAVLPQAPSRLRPDRHPELAQQYRDKVLRRMAAQGVWTQETVEDALREPVIRARFRQPMAAPLFAQRMKAQAFATQQARLQTALDANIQWALENVLRTRMGSLPAGASAGVLVVENSTGYVRGYAGSADFFAADRFGHVDMVQAVRSPGSTLKPFLYGMAVDDGLLHSASLLSDVPIRREDYAPQNFFRHFSGAVSLAQALQQSLNIPAVDVLQRLNPASFVARLRNGGVTIRFPGQAEPNLSVILGGAGTTLEDLVRGFTAFAREGVSIKPRFLPAEPLVERRMLSAGAAWIIQDILRAVSPPEGSVNHAGIAWKTGTSYGFRDAWAVGVSDAYTVGVWTGRPDGTPLPGRFGAYAAGPILFDIFRALPGNVNGNVRRRPDNVERVDICWPLGGRADTTAPKHCHVRLQAWTLDGRVPPTLPNVQQYSWSAGLQTYWVNPQTGLRVTSECVVPERVSRQVAMWPLEVQPWLADSVLEKMRLPGFDPACPTSRQYQGGVELAIRNLDASTRLYLPATASGQQTLGVTVDLLAQGGEGQYFWLVNGEPVGIDPERDGLRYTFTRAGDYDLTVFDAAGAVDKMPIRVVSQ
- a CDS encoding alpha-2-macroglobulin family protein, with the protein product MGFHVRRLVPPIWFVCLLACLLLGISAGATEDAASPPEATPKTAEPAALPGYTNEELLTQMLVVDVSERSLDTSPALAITFSQDLRSTEDYNSFITLTAGGKMVEGSWVLASETRRLFFSNIKPQTEYRIQVRPGVASKNDLKLQKPVDYTVKTRDVKPAFDFATTGSILPAKLTGGLPIRVVNVPELDIEFLRVQPDKLPEMLQTVSLGERLSQWQLEDIHRVTESVHAQRYVTDAKPNARTSLLIPVENIPELKTPGLYFAVMREPGRFSDDAYRITQFIVTNIGLHVRLYPRGLEVFTNALDSGKPLSGVQLKLRGEKETLSLAADERGHVSFVHRPQGGLLLTAQVGNQFAFLDLRDAALDLSEYQVEGLPDKPIAPFVYSSRDLFRPGENMDLSILLRNRDGQPVPGKNLHLRIVRPDTKLLLEENLVATNPALGYFSWRLPIPADAPTGSWKAELRINAKDESPVNTFTFHVEEFMPERMKLALSTEDKLLTSGETLIVAAQGDYLYGAPASGNKLTAVRTVSVNQHPLDSFKDYYFGDPADNKLVSREDLPELVLNETGGGFLEIPPLAGKINSPLTLSVVGELHETGGRGVVRKLDVPFWPTQNLVGIRPLFSKDTVAGNGEAAFELARVNAEGQPVPAAQPLAVTLVREEKEYFWEYNDAEGWRRKEISSEYPTVQQKVTLDAEARGKVVFSVQYGYYRLEVEDAETGLKAVYPFHAGWDWEQSENTAARPDQIELALDKPMYKAGDIAKLTITPPAAGEAIVAVEGESMLWSERVSLSAEGTTVDIQLDKAWNRHDLYATVTAFRPASSQQKIAPNRALGVIFLPLDREDRRLNLSIEAPEKVLPEKTVSVTVSSDNLSNESAIVTLAAVDAGVLSITDFKTPDPFAFFFSQHKYEVNLYDDYGKIIEGAEGTPLRQRFGGDAGIRRGGSLAQADVKIVSLFSGAVNFDADGKAKIDLPLPGFDGTLRLMAIAASSQRFGSAEQEMKVASPVVASLAAPRFLAVGDSGFLTVDINNTTTEAQTVTLKIDANPLLAGLALERELTLAAGKRETLRLPLAAQQSLGLAQVNLELTGKDFVSHRQLQFAVRPAYPAKHLGLSRELKPGETLALNAANLQGFLSAGLDANLSLAATPPLPLRSALQGLLQYPYGCLEQTTSSAWPYLFLDANVTEQLGLEPVNMKTRNERVSAALLRLGGMQLSNGGFTLWGNYGAEEYWLTPYVADFLLDAKEQGFTVPEWLLQRTLQNLEERMQEGERYVESRYEFSDTPDHLDLAARAYAAYVLSRVKRASPGTLKVMFDKDAGKAASGLPLVHLGLALRASGDPKRGDEAIKRGLALARDEQKYLGDYGSSLRDRAAMLYLLLRYQVSIPQQAAEITKLADLLHNRSYFSTQEQLFTLLAGLKVEEKLKAGWQAALKIGDGSVDLPGKGVHYQSLAAMDFQKGISIATQGQEPLYVALSLDGYPDVAPAPDSDPVMIQRDWYGMDGKLLQTGDIKPGSLLLTHLALESAVEINDALVVDLLPAGFEIENTNLQTNESLEGLQLEGMDKPVMELMGSSSLRTQEFRDDRYLAALPLEAKTRHHLFYMVRVVSSGKFRVPPPYAEDMYRPELNGVGVVTPGQLDIP
- a CDS encoding CBS domain-containing protein; its protein translation is MKVKDIMTTNVKTAKADTPVRDIVEVMCFNKISGLPVVDDNNNVVGVVSEKDVLRKMFPDISDVAREEGAPDFEKMEKDYSDALMLKTGDIMSKLVASASPDMPVMKAVSLMCVQKIRRIPVVQGTKLMGIISLGDVHKAIFANSLKGS